The proteins below are encoded in one region of Vulpes lagopus strain Blue_001 chromosome 10, ASM1834538v1, whole genome shotgun sequence:
- the LOC121500556 gene encoding cyclin-dependent kinase 11B isoform X4, whose product MSQSDDRDSKRDSLEEGELRDHRMEITIRNSPYRREDSMEDRWGGEEDDSLAIKPPQQMSRKEKAHHRKDEKRKEKRRHRSHSAEGGKHARAKEKEREHERRKRHREEQDKARREWERQKRREMAREHSRRERDRLEQLERKRERERKMREQQKEQREQKERERRAEERRKEREARREVSAHHRTMREDYGDKVKASHWSRSPLRPPRERFELTDGRKPVKEEKMEERDLLSDLQDVSDSERKSSSAESSSAESGSGSEEEEEEEEEEEEEEEEEGSSSEESEEEEEEEEETGSNSEDASGQSAEEVSEDEMSEDGERESENHVLVVPESRFDRDSGDSEEGEEEAGEGTPQSSALTEGDFVPDSPALSPIELKQELPKYLPALQGCRSVEEFQCLNRIEEGTYGVVYRAKDKKTDEIVALKRLKMEKEKEGFPITSLREINTILKAQHPNIVTVREIVVGSNMDKIYIVMNYVEHDLKSLMETMKQPFLPGEVKTLMIQLLRGVKHLHDNWILHRDLKTSNLLLSHAGILKVGDFGLAREYGSPLKAYTPVVVTLWYRAPELLLGAKEYSTAVDMWSVGCIFGELLTQKPLFPGKSEIDQINKVFKDLGTPSEKIWPGYNDLPAVKKMTFTEYPYNNLRKRFGALLSDQGFDLMNKFLTYFPGRRVSAEDGLKHEYFRETPLPIDPSMFPTWPAKSEQQRVKRGTSPRPPEGGLGYSQLGDDDLKETGFHLTTTNQGASAAGPGFSLKF is encoded by the exons ATGTCTCAG TCTGATGACCGGGATTCCAAGCGGGATTCCCTTGAGGAGGGGGAGCTGAGGGACCACCGCATGGAGATTACAATACGGAATTCGCCATACAGAAGAGAGGACTCCATGGAAGACAGGTGGGG AGGAGAGGAAGATGATTCTTTGGCTATCAAACCACCACAACAAATGTCTCGGAAAGAAAAAGCTCATCACAGGAAagatgaaaagaggaaagagaaacgTAGGCATCGTAGCCATTCAGCGGAAGGGG GGAAGCACGctagagcaaaggaaaaagaacgAGAGCACGAGCGCCGGAAGCGACACCGAGAGGAGCAGGATAAGGCTCGcagagagtgggagaggcagaagaggagggagatggCTCGGGAACACTCCAGGAGGGAGAG GGACCGCCTTGAGCAGCTGGAGAGGAAGCGGGAGAGGGAACGGAAGATGCGTGAGCAGCAGAAAGAGCAGCGAGAACAGAAAGAACGGGAGCGGCGCGCTGAGGAGCGACGCAAGGAACGCGAGGCCCGGAGGGAAG TTTCTGCACATCACCGAACGATGAGAGAAGACTATGGTGACAAAGTGAAAGCAAGCCACTGGAGTCGCAGCCCGCTACGGCCACCTCGGGAAAGGTTTGAGCTGACGGACGGCCGGAAGCCAG taaaagaagagaaaatggaagagagagacCTGCTGTCTGATCTACAAGACGTCAGTGATAGTGAAAGGAAAAGCAGCTCTGCCGAGTCCTCATCAG CGGAGTCGGGGTCAGgttcagaggaggaggaggaggaagaagaggaggaggaagaggaggaagaggaggaggggagcagcAGTGAAGaatcagaggaggaggaggaggaggaagaggagacgGGAAGCAACTCCGAGGATGCGTCTGGGCAGTCGGCTG AGGAAGTGAGTGAGGACGAGATGAGTGAGGACGGGGAGCGGGAGAGCGAGAACCACGTCCTTGTTG TTCCAGAGTCCCGATTTGATCGAGACTCCGGTGACAgtgaagaaggggaggaagaagccGGTGAGGGCACTCCACAAAGCAGTGCCCTGACTGAAGGAGACTTCGTGCCCGACTCTCCTGCCTTGTCACCCATTGAACTCAAACAGGAGCTGCCCAAGTACCTCCCTGCCCTGCAG GGCTGTCGAAGCGTGGAAGAATTCCAGTGCTTGAACAGGATCGAAGAAGGCACTTATGGGGTAGTGTACAGAGCAAAGGACAAGAAGACAG ATGAAATTGTGGCTTTGAAGCGGctgaagatggagaaggagaaagagggctTCCCGATCACATCTCTCAGAGAGATCAACACCATCCTGAAGGCGCAGCACCCCAATATTGTCACTGTCCGG GAAATAGTCGTGGGCAGCAATATGGACAAGATCTACATAGTGATGAATTACGTGGAACATGACCTCAAAAGCCTGATGGAGACCATGAAGCAACCTTTCCTGCCAG GGGAGGTGAAGACCCTGATGATCCAGCTGCTGCGTGGGGTGAAGCACCTACATGACAACTGGATCCTGCACCGGGACCTCAAGACATCCAACCTGCTGTTGAGCCACGCCGGCATCCTCAAG GTAGGGGACTTTGGCCTGGCAAGGGAGTACGGGTCCCCTCTGAAGGCCTATACTCCAGTGGTGGTGACCCTGTGGTACCGTGCCCCAGAGCTGCTGCTGGGTGCCAAG GAGTACTCCACGGCTGTGGACATGTGGTCGGTGGGCTGCATCTTTGGGGAGCTGCTGACTCAGAAGCCACTATTCCCTGGGAAGTCGGAAATCGATCAGATCAACAAAGTGTTTAAG gACCTGGGGACCCCCAGTGAGAAAATCTGGCCTGGCTACAATGACCTCCCCGCAGTCAAGAAGATGACCTTTACTGAATACCCCTATAATAATCTCCGCAAACGCTTTGGGGCCCTGCTCTCAGACCAGGGTTTCGATCTCATGAACAA GTTCCTGACCTACTTCCCTGGGCGGAGAGTCAGTGCAGAGGATGGCCTCAAGCATGAGTACTTCCGAGAGACGCCCCTCCCCATCGACCCGTCGATGTTCCCCACGTGGCCCGCCAAGAGTGAGCAGCAAAGGGTGAAGCGTGGCACGAGCCCACGGCCGCCGGAAGGAGGCCTAGGCTACAGCCAGCTG GGCGACGACGACCTGAAGGAGACGGGTTTCCACCTCACGACCACAAACCAGGGGGCCTCAGCTGCGGGCCCTGGCTTCAGCCTCAAGTTCTGA